In a genomic window of Rhinoderma darwinii isolate aRhiDar2 chromosome 10, aRhiDar2.hap1, whole genome shotgun sequence:
- the LOC142661786 gene encoding nicotinamide N-methyltransferase-like encodes MMDSSPHKLYHEHDFDSRQYLEHYFSDKPDMAFGDDTLKFIIENLRQVFAVGHINGDILIDLSTGSFIHHLYSACEFFKNIIVLKANNRCIMELKRWVDERTGAFYWGHTSTLLQEKEENSDQCQDQEAKVRSAIQHVVKYDLEKENMTEPLVLPPADCVISVWLLDAISKNQDDYIRYLRKFSRLLKPGGHLMMIGALGATYYTVGNDKFHLFTCDEDFVRKSLVGEGFIIDYCKVKERTAVSDLIDYKAVIFIAAHKEK; translated from the exons ATGATGGATTCCAGTCCCCATAAGCTCTATCATGAACATGACTTTGATTCCAGACAATATCTTGAGCATTACTTTTCAGATAAACCTGACATGGCCTTTGGAGATGACACCTTGAAATTTATCATTGAAAATCTTAGACAAGTTTTCGCAGTGG GTCATATTAATGGAGACATCTTGATTGACCTCAGTACGGGTTCTTTCATTCATCATCTATATTCAGCCTGTGagtttttcaaaaacatcatCGTGCTGAAGGCCAATAACAGATGCATCATGGAGCTGAAGAGATGGGTGGACGAACGTACGGGAGCATTTTATTGGGGCCACACATCAACACTTCttcaagagaaagaagaaaacag TGATCAGTGTCAGGACCAGGAAGCAAAAGTGAGATCAGCCATTCAACATGTTGTGAAATACGACCTGGAGAAAGAGAATATGACAGAGCCGCTGGTCTTACCACCAGCCgattgtgtcatcagtgtttggcttCTGGATGCTATCAGCAAAAATCAAGATGATTACATCAGATATCTGAGGAAGTTCTCTAGGTTGCTGAAACCTGGAGGACACCTCATGATGATTGGGGCTTTAGGTGCAACATATTATACAGTCGGAAATGACAAGTTCCATCTTTTCACATGTGATGAGGATTTTGTCAGGAAATCTCTAGTTGGAGAAGGATTTATAATTGATTACTGTAAGGTCAAGGAGAGAACGGCTGTGAGTGACCTTATTGACTATAAAGCCGTCATATTTATTGCAGCTCACAAGGAGAAGTAG